A region of the Vigna unguiculata cultivar IT97K-499-35 chromosome 9, ASM411807v1, whole genome shotgun sequence genome:
AGTCTATCCATCCTCATCAATGCAGTTTAAATTAGGTAgtgtttagccaaacttcttttTGAGTTTCTCTTCTCCTTAGAAGGAGAAATCATGCCAGCCAAACAATtttgaaaagatattaaaattacaAGTAGCTTTTTCTGAAATGAATAAAAGCCCACACAATAGAGCTTCCATAGAACCCAATTATAGTATCTTCAACTTTTATGCTCTGTTTGGATCAAGAGTTAAACAGTTAGGAAAGAGAAAGATTGACGAAAAAGAGCAGCAAGGTAGAAAAGTGCGTTGTTTGACTGAAtagaaagaaataagaaaagcaGTAAAAATCTTTTTAACCTCTAGTTTGGATAAGTGAAAGCAAAAGACAAAATATAGTATAAATTGCATACagataataattacaaaagttaGAGTTGgcaaaacaatattaatttttactatattagttttttcataacaaattatttactatttatttttatattttatgaaaaaatatttgatgttTTTTGAAAGGTGAAGAACTTGTACTCACAACTTTTGCAGCTTGTTTGTTGGGAAATGATTTTATATGTGGGAGCAACAAAAACTCTCTTTTATTTCTCCTCTCAAACCAATGGTGGGAATTTGACATTTCCATCCTATCTTCCTCCTCTCCATTTCCCTCTTCTCTATTTACACTCAGAACTGGTCCAGACAATAAGTTTACCATGAAAAGTGAAGAGCTTTAAATCTACTCTGTACCCtccacagaaaaaaaaaaatctagaaagAGGCTCTGAGAATCCGTGTTGCTTTTCATCTTAATACAGAATCCAAATCCCCACATAAATTATAGTTCCCTAGATCAAGTTCAACATATTGACAAAGAAAAAAGGACTAAAAATCACTTATTCCAAATATACGGAAGCAGAACTGAAAATATGAGCAAGAAAGATGGAGAATGTTCTTGGATAGTAAGTTGGTCACCAAAGTGCATGAACTAGTAATAGACATATTCAACCTTGACTTTATAGAATTTCTATTGCAATAGTAGCACTATTTACTGCTACTGATAACTACGTTGTAAGAGAACAACATCTATATTTTAACACCCCCCATCATGAATTGAACAATCAAAACAAGAAAGCAAGTAGGAAATCAATTACCGAATCATTAGTTCATAATAGATACGCTTCAACTCTGGCAGAGATGGTATATCTGCAGGAGCTTCTTCAACAACATTATCACCTTCTTTAggctttttcttttcctttgaaACATCAGCATCAAATACTCTTTCATTAATCTTTTTTGAGAGTATCTGAGCACGAACATAATCCTGTCGGTCTAGACACAAACGAACCTGCACCACAGGTAAATGCAAGAGAATTACAAATCAACAAAATTAGTGGCCAAAGTGAATTTCATTACTTGAGGATATATTAGAATGTCTAGTACTTGTTCAAGAATGAAAGCGATTTTCTCAGTTTTTGCCATGGCACCAAAAGTTTCTACCTGTTAAGAAAACCAATCACGTTAGTCACCGGACAGCTAGTTGCATTAGCCAGTACCGTATCAAAATCAAAGGTGCATAATAAAAATCCTTCACAACATTTAATATTCACACTGACCGCAACTTCTTGCATCAAATCAGCAGCTTCATCAATAAGTCCTTGTTCTTCCCTAATTTTTGCAAGTTTCTTGATCAATCGAGCTCTCTCAATCTCAACATATATCTAACAGTTGATACAAAATACAGTACAATGTATATTAAATATCCATCTTATCTTATTAGACTACTTTGGAGGACAATAAAAAGGAATCAAGAGTGAAAACATCATATGCTCACCTTTCCTGCAGATACACTGTTCAAGGTTTCGATTAGGCTTATACAAGTTTTAACATCTGGTGTCTCATCGATATATTGCATAGCTTGCTGGACCATCGCTGTTACAGCCTGTATACAAAGGATAGGCTTATGAATGAAGATCATGTTTCTTGTACCAATTGCAAGACAACTAGATAAAATCTCTACACTGAGCAAATAGATTATAACTTGTCAAATGCAAAGCTGTGAGTGTCCTAATAATTTAGTATCGGGGcaaaaacaacaaagaaattTTCATGGATCAATTCATAGTTTATAGGGGCAAGAAACTAAAGGTGCAGGTAAGACGACTACAAGATCAACTTTATTCAAGACATTGTATGACAAACCGAACTAAGACACATGTATGAAGCCTAGACACACCTCATCAATGGCATGTTCTATGTCCGACATGTATCGGACACCGACACACGTATGATACTCGCACCACAAATGTATCGGTAAAGTGTCCAATttgaaagacattttttttgCATTTGACATGATTTTGACATGACTTCAACATAATGTTAATAATCACAAATTCAATGATGTTCTAAAAAACCCATAAACTTGTAAACTTATCACATAagtttctattataattataaaaataaggaaaaaatcttatatgaccactattttttacttttttggatattagatagataaattagattcattttttgtgttagttgacAATGTGTTAGTTGAAAGTTTGAAACTAACATGTATATACACGCCGTGTCCGGTcttctatgttttttttccaTTTAGTCGTATCTTCGTATCAATGTGGGTATCATATCCGTGTCCGGGCCCGGGCTTCGTAGAGACGCATAGGTGGTGAAAGACGCATGTTCTGCATAATGTCTACTCTAACTTTCTAAAATAAGTGTAAAAGGTCCTAGCATGCATAGTTATTGCCAAAAATACAAATAGCGTTTTTTATTTCCTAGTCAAAATGATAATCACAATACTTAAGACTAAATTGATGAAATCAACGAAAATCACAATACTTAAACTTTTTCTACTAGCTCACATGCCCCGTTGATATTTGGAACAAAATTTCCATAGATAACGGTTAACACACAATACCTGGCGGGGTAACGAAACACTATAGAACATAGATTACGAAGTAGACGACAACAAATTTTAAAGCAAACCAAGAAAATCACGGCCACATCAATTAAAGCCCTGACAAACCTAACATAAAGTTCAACTACACAGATGATCAGcatagaaaagaaaacaaaaactggATAGGTTTTTTGCTCctaatgaaaaacaaagaaagagtCCTTACCTGCCTAAGTTGGCCACGTCGTTTGGATAAGAGAACAATCTGGTCATTGAGAGTGTCCCAAGCACGCGCTTCGAAACATAGCCGTAAAATTTCAGTGACGGCATTTCTTGTGGCGGCGACATTGCCGGCGAGCCTCGCATGCTTCTCCGCATTCAGCAATTGCTCTATTTCCGCGTCCAAATTCTCTGCGTTCCCCTGAAAATCCAGAAGAATCGTCAACTCTTATAATCAAAATCCAAATTCAACCATTCCAAATTCTTTTTCTAAGACCTACGCCAAGCAGCTTCATAGGGAGGTACAAATAAAAGTAGAGACACAAAGTGACATCGAGTAGTAACAGAGGAAGCGTATAAAGAAGAGTAGATATCTGGAGTGTGAAGAACATTTGGAAAACATGAGCACAGAAGAGCAGGTAGGTACCGCAGCCATAACCATTGAAGTTAGCGACTTTGCGTGCAGGAGGGGTAGAAGAGAGGAACTTCTTTCGTACTACTCTACTAGAAAGAAAGGAATCACATACATAGCATAGCATGAAACTATTTGATGGGCCTAACTGTTTTAAACAATCGGGGGTTTCTCCCTGCACCCCAAACATTTTTTCTTACTCCAAGAAAAATTGTGAAACGGAGCTCGAAATCTGGttcattactatttttttactttttgtaaaatAGATGTGGAGatctgttttattattatttttttactttttatttttaaaatagatatcaagatccattttaaatttttttgaaatggatAACGGATCAAGACATCTGTTTCATAGACTCcgtttcacatattttttttttttgtttttttgtacaATGGATGTCAAGATCCGtttcatatttttctgaaacggatctcgacatctattttttttttgttttttgtgaaaTGAATGTCGagatttgtttcacatttttctgaaacggataTTGACCTccgtttcattatttttttttgtttttttgtgaaacggatgtcAAGATCCGCTTCAcatttttctgaaacggatctcgacatccatttcattatttttttttgttttttgtaaaaTGGATGTCGAGATCCATTTCAAACGGATATCGAGATCCGTTTCAACGGATCTCGACatccatttcattatttttttttttttaattttaactttttcaacCACCgagatagataaaaaaaatttaagatcaaaattgtaatttttggagataaaaaaaaatatttgggggTGCAGAGAGAAGCCCCTAAACAATCGTGGGCCTGTCCTCTCCTCTGATATTTTGGCCCAATTCTGTGGACAGCTTCTTCCTGCACCACCATAGGTTATAAAATGATCTATTCATTCGTGTGTTCTTcactttatcttcttctttctaCACCAACCGTGCGCCTCTCTCTCTCCtacacttcatcttcttcttcctataGCAGTCCCACACTCCTCTCCCTTGCTTTTCATCAGTTTTTGTTGCAGACTCACTGTCAAGAATTGCCTTAGACGCCCATTGCCACACTCTACCCATTAAAGACACTCCaagatacaaaatttatattttagatagaatacaaaaataaaatatacacataagaattaaaatataaatttacatttgcATTGTACATTTTAGAATACaatttttgtattcaaattgtaTATCATAGaatacaaattttgtatttaagaGTGTCCAATtcgaaatttattttctatttgtatTTTAGGATATGCATTctcaaatacaaattttgtatttCAAATTGTACAGtttgaaattcattttttatttgcattttagGATATGTAGtcttaaatacaaattttgtataTTAGATTACACATTTCGAAATACAATCTACAGTACAATTTTGTATTCttataatatgaaatacaaatttgTATACATTCTAGAATGTATTTGAGTTTAACGAtccataaataaaaagaaaattttaaactaaaggatacatttaaaaatttttaatttatgagggtagaaattgaaattatagatatataggAAGAAATTGTCTCACTAAAGTTGGGATGGCAAAATGATCACTTTCACTCCTTTTCTTTATCAAAATTTGATCATCTCCTAATTTCTATTTTGggttaaaacaaaattcaaataaaacaatacaaaaGTAAAGGAGAATTGTAAGTACGTAATCGAAGAAACTCCACAATATATAATCATAACTAGATGTGTTAGGTCATCTTATTCAATTACATGTCacttgataaatttatttatatcaatctagtttaacttttattataaataaattatagtttttttttttttttatcttaaaatatcCTAGGACAATCTAAGAAACATCTTCACATTCCTTTTACATAATATACACgaataatagttatattttCTTGGTCCTTGTTGTTAATATAAAGGATTGTTAAAGCCTTGCAAGTAAAATGacttgattatttaaaaaaatttaccgTGAATTTCTTTACGAAAAAAAGTATAAGTTGTAAATAGAAGATTTTGGAATTGACCGACAAGTGACAACTATTTGATCTCATCACTTGACCTAATAGTAAAATGATTGAAAAACGATCCTAATGTCTATTGCACATGCAAATATTTGTAGATAATCTACAAAGCTTGAAAATAAATCCACACATTTGGATGTAATTGAGTTTGTGGACTGCTTAACACACTCATAGTGAACTCATTGGAAGATACAAGCATCAAAAGATCCCAAAAGAGATAATCACAAATCATTGTACcttgatttatatttaattgtctATTTCTTCACCTATTTATATTAAGGAAACATTCTCTCAATTGTTCTCTTCTCGaatgattttactttgtttggCTAAATATTCATCTCT
Encoded here:
- the LOC114164799 gene encoding 26S proteasome non-ATPase regulatory subunit 12 homolog A-like isoform X1 — its product is MFFTLQISTLLYTLPLLLLDVTLCLYFYLYLPMKLLGGNAENLDAEIEQLLNAEKHARLAGNVAATRNAVTEILRLCFEARAWDTLNDQIVLLSKRRGQLRQAVTAMVQQAMQYIDETPDVKTCISLIETLNSVSAGKIYVEIERARLIKKLAKIREEQGLIDEAADLMQEVAVETFGAMAKTEKIAFILEQVRLCLDRQDYVRAQILSKKINERVFDADVSKEKKKPKEGDNVVEEAPADIPSLPELKRIYYELMIRYYSHKNDYLEICRCYKAIYEIPSVKENPAEWIPVLRKICWYLVLSPHDPMQSSLLNSTLEDRNLSEIPNFKLLLKQLVTMEVIQWTTLWDSYNDEFENENNLGRNLGEAAKDLKERVIEHNILVISKYYARITLKRLAELLCLSVQEAENHLSDMVVSKALVAKIDRPMGIVCFQRAKDSNDVLNSWAVNLERLLDLVEKSCHQIHKETMVHKAALKG
- the LOC114164799 gene encoding 26S proteasome non-ATPase regulatory subunit 12 homolog A-like isoform X2, which encodes MVMAAGNAENLDAEIEQLLNAEKHARLAGNVAATRNAVTEILRLCFEARAWDTLNDQIVLLSKRRGQLRQAVTAMVQQAMQYIDETPDVKTCISLIETLNSVSAGKIYVEIERARLIKKLAKIREEQGLIDEAADLMQEVAVETFGAMAKTEKIAFILEQVRLCLDRQDYVRAQILSKKINERVFDADVSKEKKKPKEGDNVVEEAPADIPSLPELKRIYYELMIRYYSHKNDYLEICRCYKAIYEIPSVKENPAEWIPVLRKICWYLVLSPHDPMQSSLLNSTLEDRNLSEIPNFKLLLKQLVTMEVIQWTTLWDSYNDEFENENNLGRNLGEAAKDLKERVIEHNILVISKYYARITLKRLAELLCLSVQEAENHLSDMVVSKALVAKIDRPMGIVCFQRAKDSNDVLNSWAVNLERLLDLVEKSCHQIHKETMVHKAALKG